The DNA sequence TCACGCGTTCGTTGCAAGCCCTGAGTACTTCGTTGGGAAGAGCGAGGATGAGGCATACTCACTATACTGGAGAGAGACAGCCTCAATGGTGGCAAGTGGCATGTTCAGGCGGATTGGGCACTTCGACTACATCAAGACAAGGCGGCCTGGGGCATACGGGCCATTTGAGCTCACGAGATGGCAGTCGGAGATCGTGAGCATCCTAAAGCAGGCGGTAAGTTCAGGCGCCACGCTGGAGGTAAACACCTCCGGCATAAGGAAAGGCCTTGGCGAACCCTACCCAAGCTGGGATATCCTCGGGCTGTATAGGGAGGTCGGAGGACTGTACGTGACGATGGGCTCCGACTCGCACGTTGCGTCCGGTGTAGGCAGGTACTTCGAGGAAGTCCACGCCGAGCTGAAAGCTATGGGACTCACGGTATGTGGCGAGGAAATATTCGAGCGATGACACATCAAGCGCTACTCCCGTACCAGGCGCCGGTGTATGGCGCAAAGCGGATCCCCCAGGCCACAGCGGCGCTGGTAGACGGGGTTGACTCCGCAATCAGCAGTCCGTAGTTAG is a window from the Clostridia bacterium genome containing:
- a CDS encoding histidinol-phosphatase HisJ family protein, which translates into the protein MHSIHSPDSMSSLDDLCENAIRRGLSGVCFTDHIDFDPTQDAFEYRDRDAYLADVQRVRNAYAGQLIVKTGAEITYQSEYASDIRRFLAACGYDYILGSIHNLHHAFVASPEYFVGKSEDEAYSLYWRETASMVASGMFRRIGHFDYIKTRRPGAYGPFELTRWQSEIVSILKQAVSSGATLEVNTSGIRKGLGEPYPSWDILGLYREVGGLYVTMGSDSHVASGVGRYFEEVHAELKAMGLTVCGEEIFER